The Bacillota bacterium genome includes the window AGCCCTTCATTACTAATAAGGGAGTTGTCTGTGGCAGGATAAATAAGCGTCAAGTAAATAAATCTAAAGGACACCGGAAATCAATTTGCCCGGCGTCCTTTTGAAATTACTCCCCGAAAAATTCTTCATATAGGGATTTTACAGCTTTTATACTGTCTTCAGCTTTAACACCGAACATAATGCTTATTTCTGAAACACCCTGGTTTATCATTTCTATATTAACCCCAACCCGGGCAAAGGCGGCTGTTGCCCTTGCGGCAATCCCTACTGTTTGGCTCATGCCTTCTCCTACAATCATAATAAGGGCCAGGTTATGCATAATTGTTACCTCATCTACTGCCAATTCTTTTTCAATACGGCTGATGATACGTTCTTCAGTTTCCTTTCTCAATTGCGATTGGTTCAAAACAACAGACATGTGGTCAATACCCGAAGGCATGTGGTCATAGGAGAGGTTTTCATCTTCAAGTATCTTTAAGACCTTTCTTCCAAATCCAATTTCACGGTTCATAAGGTATTTGCTTATGTTGATGCAACAAAACCTGTCATCATTTGCAATGCCTATAACCGGTCTTGTAATATTTTTACGTTCAGGCACAATGGTTGTCCCGGGAGCATCAGGGTTATTAGTATTTTTTATTCTTACAGGTATACCTTTACGGTAGACGGGAACCAGGGCTTCTTCATGGAAAACACTGAATCCTGCATAGGAGAGTTCCCGCATTTCCCTGTATGTAAGCTCATATATGGGATAGGGGTTGGGTATTATGCGGGGATTTACAGAATAAACACAGTCAACATCTGTAAAATTTTCGTACAGTTCTGCATTAAGAGCTGCCGCCAGTATAGAACCGGTAATATCTGAACCTCCCCTGGAAAAAGTAACAATATCTCCTTCAAAAGAGTAGCCAAAAAATCCGGGAAAGATAACAATCCCTGGAATATCTTTTAAGGATTTCAGGTTCTCATAAGACTCCGGAAGAACCTGGGCATTCCCAAATTCATTACTTAAAACTAGTCCTGCATCTTTGGGATTAATGTAACAGGCATTTATCCCCTGGTTTTGAAGGTAACCTGCCACCAATTTGGCGCAATTATCTTCACCGGCAGCTTTCATTATATCAATAAATTTCTTGTTGTCTCCTGTATAAAGCTTTAGACGCCCTCTAATATCATCAGCTATTGAAGTTATAACACCGCCGGAAACTTCCAGTTCCTTACCGATATCATTAAAACGGCTAATTACTGCTTCACATTCTTTATCGGCATTGCCGGTTGCTATATAGTTTTCAGCGCATTTGATTAAAAGGTCTGTAACTTTGATATCTTCACTGTATCTTTTACCTGGGGCAGAAACTACAATCACCTTTCTCTTTGGATCTGAAGTTATAATATTACATACCTTTTTTACTTGCTCTGCACTTGCTAGAGAGGTTCCACCAAATTTTGCAACTTTCATCTATTTTATCTCCCCCATTTTAATAAAATTTAATCTTTTCATTATATATTATATTTTAATGCTTT containing:
- a CDS encoding aspartate kinase translates to MKVAKFGGTSLASAEQVKKVCNIITSDPKRKVIVVSAPGKRYSEDIKVTDLLIKCAENYIATGNADKECEAVISRFNDIGKELEVSGGVITSIADDIRGRLKLYTGDNKKFIDIMKAAGEDNCAKLVAGYLQNQGINACYINPKDAGLVLSNEFGNAQVLPESYENLKSLKDIPGIVIFPGFFGYSFEGDIVTFSRGGSDITGSILAAALNAELYENFTDVDCVYSVNPRIIPNPYPIYELTYREMRELSYAGFSVFHEEALVPVYRKGIPVRIKNTNNPDAPGTTIVPERKNITRPVIGIANDDRFCCINISKYLMNREIGFGRKVLKILEDENLSYDHMPSGIDHMSVVLNQSQLRKETEERIISRIEKELAVDEVTIMHNLALIMIVGEGMSQTVGIAARATAAFARVGVNIEMINQGVSEISIMFGVKAEDSIKAVKSLYEEFFGE